Proteins encoded by one window of Cannabis sativa cultivar Pink pepper isolate KNU-18-1 chromosome 4, ASM2916894v1, whole genome shotgun sequence:
- the LOC115713934 gene encoding heptahelical transmembrane protein 4, which yields MNSGKKNGEDSKVSSETTESELGCSSKEARGKRLWKKVRYQLVEFHSLPAYLRDNEYIIGHYRSEWPLKQILLSIFSIHNETLNVWTHLIGFFIFLSLTIYTAMKIPTVDLHTLHVPDMLRRADLHKLHECLPSLPNMPDLHRLKELKTTSMDMLPSLSGWHVMDLLYNCLPERFSPGNSSDICVLHSWKDDFANIIAPLLVRPITRWPFFAFMGGAMFCLLASSTCHLLSCHSERLSYIMLRLDYAGIAALISTSFYPPVYYSFMCDPFFCNLYMGFITILGIATILVSLLPFFQNPEFRTVRASLFFGMGLSGIAPIMHKLFLFWDRPEVLHTTAYEVLMGLFYGLGALIYATRIPERWMPGKFDIAGHSHQLFHVLVVAGAFTHYRAGLVYLKWRDLEGC from the exons ATGAATAGTGGAAAAAAGAACGGTGAAGATTCAAAAGTGTCGTCAGAGACGACGGAAAGTGAATTGGGTTGTTCTTCAAAGGAGGCTAGAGGAAAGAGGCTATGGAAGAAGGTGAGATATCAGCTAGTTGAATTCCACTCGTTGCCCGCGTATTTGAGGGACAATGAGTACATTATCGGCCATTATCGATCTGAGTGGCCTTTAAAGCAAATCCTCCTAAGCATCTTTAGCATTCATAACGAGACACTAAACGTTTGGAC GCATTTGATTGGGTTCTTTATTTTCCTTTCCTTGACCATATACACTGCCATGAAGATTCCAACGGTTGATCTTCACACTCTTCATGTTCCTGATATGCTGAGAAGGGCTGATCTGCATAAATTGCATGAATGCCTTCCTTCCTTACCCAACATGCCTGATCTACACAGACTTAAGGAGCTAAAGACTACATCTATGGATATGCTTCCATCCCTCTCAGGATGGCATGTTATGGATCTTTTGTATAATTGTTTGCCGGAGCGATTCTCCCCTGGAAACAGCAGTGACATTTGTGTTCTG CATAGCTGGAAGGATGATTTTGCAAACATAATAGCCCCTCTTCTGGTGAGACCAATTACAAGATGGCCATTTTTTGCATTCATGGGTGGTGCTATGTTTTGCTTGCTAGCAAGCAGCACATGCCATCTCCTCTCTTGTCACTCCGAGCGGCTCTCCTACATCATGCTCAGGCTTGACTACGCAGGAATTGCAGCTCTGATTTCTACCTCCTTCTACCCACCTGTCTACTACTCCTTCATGTGCGACCCTTTCTTTTGCAACCTCTACATGGGCTTCATAACTATACTGGGAATCGCAACAATCTTGGTTTCCCTCTTGCCATTCTTTCAGAACCCTGAATTTCGCACTGTTCGTGCATCTCTCTTCTTTGGCATGGGCTTATCTGGTATTGCACCTATCATGCACAAGCTTTTCTTGTTCTGGGATCGACCTGAGGTTCTCCACACAACTGCTTATGAGGTTTTGATGGGACTTTTCTATGGTCTTGGAGCACTAATTTATGCCACAAGGATTCCAGAACGATGGATGCCTGGAAAATTTGACATTGCAGGGCACAGCCACCAGCTATTTCATGTATTGGTTGTTGCAGGCGCTTTCACTCATTATCGCGCTGGTCTTGTTTACCTCAAGTGGCGAGACCTGGAAGGGTGCTGA
- the LOC115714064 gene encoding putative glycosyltransferase 7: MVSPEFSPAHYETPPMAKPSLRSRASLWISDGLLFLGGVFIALLLVWSLFSIASPNPNRGTDFRRPIVKTRGDEEALKCAGSVQGANTRNQDSVERTFYDDPELSYSIEKPVKGWDEKRREWLRTHPSFAGAGDGAARERVLMLTGSQPSACKNPIGDHLLLRFFKNKVDYCRIHGYDIFYNNALLHPKMGSYWAKLPVVRAAMMAHPEAEWIWWVDSDALFTDMDFKLPLERYKDHNLIVHGWAHLIHETHSWTGLNAGVFLIRNCQWSMDFIDVWAKMGPQTPDYEKWGGILRSAFPDKAFPESDDQTGLAYLIYKEKEKWADRIYLESEYYFEGYWEEIVKTYDNITEKYRELDRTDVRLRRRHAEVVNEQYGAFREEHLGEVGYGLGSWRRPFITHFTGCQPCSGNHNQMYSGQSCWDGMRKALNFADNQVLRSFGYMHPHLLDSSLSDVPFDYPT; encoded by the coding sequence ATGGTCTCCCCCGAGTTCTCACCAGCTCACTACGAAACTCCTCCAATGGCGAAACCCAGTCTTCGTAGCAGGGCCTCACTGTGGATTTCAGACGGTTTGCTCTTTCTGGGTGGAGTTTTCATTGCCCTTTTACTCGTTTGGTCTCTCTTCTCCATTGCGAGTCCTAATCCCAACCGCGGCACCGATTTTCGACGCCCCATCGTCAAAACCAGAGGAGATGAAGAAGCGCTAAAATGCGCCGGGAGTGTGCAAGGAGCTAACACGCGCAACCAGGACTCGGTGGAGAGAACTTTCTACGACGACCCGGAGTTGAGTTACTCGATTGAGAAGCCGGTCAAGGGTTGGGATGAGAAGCGGCGCGAGTGGCTGAGGACGCACCCTTCGTTCGCCGGAGCAGGAGATGGAGCAGCGCGTGAGCGCGTCCTGATGCTGACGGGATCACAGCCGTCCGCGTGTAAGAATCCAATAGGTGATCATTTATTGCTTAGGTTTTTCAAGAACAAAGTGGACTATTGCCGAATTCACGGCTATGATATCTTCTACAACAATGCTCTGCTCCACCCGAAAATGGGCTCTTATTGGGCCAAGCTCCCTGTGGTTCGAGCTGCGATGATGGCTCACCCTGAGGCCGAGTGGATCTGGTGGGTCGACTCGGACGCGTTGTTCACTGACATGGATTTCAAGCTCCCACTGGAACGTTACAAGGATCACAACCTCATCGTTCATGGTTGGGCCCATCTGATTCACGAGACTCACAGTTGGACGGGCCTCAACGCCGGTGTGTTCTTGATCAGGAACTGTCAATGGTCCATGGACTTCATCGATGTTTGGGCCAAGATGGGCCCACAAACTCCCGATTACGAAAAGTGGGGAGGTATTCTTAGGTCAGCATTTCCGGACAAGGCTTTCCCTGAGTCAGACGATCAGACGGGTCTGGCTTACTTGATCtacaaagagaaagagaaatggGCGGACAGGATTTACTTAGAGAGTGAGTACTATTTCGAAGGGTACTGGGAAGAGATAGTAAAGACATATGATAACATCACCGAAAAGTACAGAGAGTTGGATAGGACAGACGTCAGACTGAGAAGGAGGCATGCTGAGGTAGTTAACGAGCAATACGGTGCGTTTAGGGAGGAACATTTGGGTGAGGTAGGGTACGGGTTAGGCAGCTGGAGAAGACCTTTTATTACTCATTTTACTGGCTGTCAACCTTGTAGTGGAAACCATAATCAAATGTACTCTGGCCAATCATGTTGGGATGGTATGCGAAAGGCTTTGAATTTTGCTGATAATCAAGTGCTTCGCAGCTTTGGTTACATGCACCCTCACTTACTTGATTCCTCTCTTTCTGATGTGCCCTTTGATTATCCTACTTAA